The genome window TCCAGGCCCATTTGCGGGTGGTGGCAAAATTGGCGACGAGGGCCAGCGTGACTGCCGCGAACTGCACCCAGTTCCAGCTTTCTGAAAAGTCGGTGGCGATGGTGGTGTAGGCGAAGATGGCGAGGCTGGCGACCCAAGTGACGCCGTACCACAGCGGCTCGTTGAAGGTCAGCTCTCCCCTGTCGCGCCGCGCCTCCAAGTGCCAGAGGTAGAGGCCGTGAATGCCGAACAGCAGGTAGGTGACTTGCAGGCCCGCCAGCATCCACTGACCGCCGCCGACAAACAGCAGGAAGTACGGCAGCAGCGAGGCGTTTGACCAGTGCCAGTACGCCCGCGCCTTGGCGAAGAGGAAGTAGAGGGAGACGAGAACGGCCAGCCCGCCGGAGAGGTCAAGGAGGAGGGGCGGGAGGGCGGTGAGGAAGGTCATAAATGCTTGAGTTCCCTTGTCAAACCTCCCAGAGCAGCCTCAATTCCATCTTTTGGAAAAGGAATGTATACAATTCCATGATTATTGCTTGGTACATTCACACCGTTCTCGTGAAGCAGACAGACCCGGCTAGGCCCGTAGCGACCTTGAAAGTATCCAATCTCGTGGATAACATTCTCACGCGCCCTAATTTGATCATCGTTTGTGAAATCGTCGCCTGTCATTACAATCACAGCAAAACTACACCTATCTGCCTCTTCTATTAATTTCTGAATTATTGTTCGCCCTTTGTTTGGCTCTTGTGCTAGTTCGAGGGTCGGAACGCCAACAGTCTTTTCAACGTACTCCTGCACTTTTCTCCAGTCCTCGCTCCTGCCATGAGATATAAAAACTCTATGCGGTGGTGGTTTTATAGACGTGTTCTTAGAATTTTTTGAAACCCACATTTCCATAAAGAAGTTGATCTCATTGAGTATGGCTGCCAAATCATCGATTCTTGCATATACTCCGTCATCTTCTACTACGTAAACTTGCGGCTGGGATGCAAGTTCTATACTTGAGAATATCTCTGGGAGAATATTTGCCACATTGTGTCGAATACTTATATAAGCTTCCACGATTCTTCCAACTCTGTGTACAGGCAAACCGTACATTTTCCCCTCAATCTCTTGAGAGAGAATTTTCTGAAACGCTGCCAACGCATTGACTAGTGCTTCTGTGCTCATGAACTCTGAGTCAGCGCTCACGCCCGCCCTCTCACCACATCCAACGTCTCGTCCACCAGCACTTCGCCGTCGCGGTACACCACGCGCATCACGCTGTCCGGGTACTCGGTATCGAAGGTCTGATACTGCTTGGTCACCAGGCGCTGGCCTTCGCGCACCAGATCGAGCACGCCGTCCTTGCTGCGCTTGCCGGGGTCGGTCACTGGGTCTTTGTAAATCGGCTGGAAGTACTCGCCCTCCGGGCCGTCGATCAGCGCGGCGCTGGCTTTGTAGGCAAAGCGCTGGGTGTCGCGGTCCACTTTTTGCAGCAGCGCCCCGCCCATGCCGAACGCCACGTTCTCGGCCGAAAAGCCGTCCACGATCAGGTTCTGCAAGATCTCGCGAATCGAGTCCTCGTCCACGCCGTCGCCCTGAAGAACCCGCACGTGGTTGAGCAGCATGAAGCCCTTGCTGTTGGTGGTCGTGCCGAACTTGGCCGCCAGCGCCCGCACCGCCAGACGCACCATTGAGGCTGGGTCGCCGCTGTCGGGGCGTACCACCAGGGTTCCGCCGCTATCAATCACCTGCTGGCGCAGGGTTTCGCCCCAGTGGGTGTTGATGGCGTACTTGAGGTCGTAGCTGTCACTGACCACCGCGTAGACGCTGCCGGGCTTGCTGAATTTCTCCACCATGTTGCGGTAGGCGTCCACCTCGTGTGCCTTGCCCCAACTGGTGATGGTGCTGTGCTCGGCGGCGGGAATCGAGAAGGCGGCGATGTCGGCCCCGTAGTAGTTACGCCCGGTGCGGAGGGCTTCCAGCGTGTCGCTGCCCTGAAAGTTGATCAGGTGCGCCAGTCCGCCCAGGCCCGCGCTCTCGCGGCTCGATACGCCCCGGCTGCCGAAGTCGTGCAGCTTGAACGGCAGTTCCTCGGCGGCCCGGTCGGAGGTCTGCTCTAAGGCGGCTTTGAGAATCTCGCGCAGGTAGTAGCTCTGGGTGGCGACGGTGGTGGTGTACCAGACGCGCATCAGCGACGTTTCAAACCAGCCAGGCAGCCAGGGCACGGCGGGGTCGGTATTGGTGACGGTCATCAGAGCGTTGTGGACAGGCACGAGCATCCCCTCCGGCACCGCGCGAATCTCCAGCGGGAGCTTACCGCCGTGCGCGGTGACAATGTGCATCCAGCCGTCGTAGGGAAACGGCTCGCCGTGTGCGGTGATCAGCTCGCGGGCTTCCTCCACCATCTCGGCGGTGACGCGCACGCTCAGGTAGCGCTTGAGGATGTACTGCAACCCAAAAAAGCGGGTGGCCGGGTAGCGCCCGCCGCGCGATTCGAGGTAGGAAAACAGTTTGCGCGTGCCTGCCGGGTACTGGAGAAAGTGGCTGGACTTGTAGCTGTCGGTATCTAAGATGATGTTGTTGTCGGCTAAGGGGTTCATGGTGTGGCTCCTTTTCATGTTGTGGATTACGGAGAGGGCGGACAGGTTCGCTGATGTTCAAACGCTGAAGTTCTGCACGTATTCCTGTAGCTATTTCAGTTGCTTGACTTCAAACGCCGCCGAGCAGCGCCTCAACTCTTCTGCGTACTCAATCTGCCCTTGCCACTCCGCCGGAAACGCGCTCAATCCCAGGTAAGCCCCGGCAAACGCTCCGGCGAGACAGGCCAGCGAGTCGCTGTCGCCCTTCGTGACGGCAGCACGGCGCAGGCTTTCTACCGGGTCAGTCGGCGTCAGCAGAAAGCACAGCAGCCCGGTGGCGAGGGCTTCTTCGGCAATCCAACCTTCGCCGGTAAAGTCGCAGGGGTCGGCGTCATCGGGAATACCGGAAGTGAGCGCGGTGTTCAAGCGGCCCAGCACGCCGAGGCATTCGTCCCAGCCCTCTGAGATGTAGCTTTGCGGACTGGACGCGCTGTAGTGATGCCACAGATCGCCCAGCCAATCCTGGTGATAAACGTTGCGCTGGGCCTGGGCGTAAGCCGTCAATTCGGCCACCAAGTGCTGCGGCTCAGCACCCGACACCAGCAGCCAAATCACCTGCGCCGTCAGGTCGGCGGCGGCCAGGGCAGTGGGGTGGCCGTGCGTCAGGGCGGCTTGAAGTTGGGCCGCTCCCGCACGGGTCTGGTCGTCAGCGATCAGTCCCAGCGGCTGCACGCGCATGTTGGCTCCACAGCCTTTGCTCTGCGCCACCGTCGCGGCTTGCCACGCGCCGCCCCGCTGCAAATTGCGGCAGGCGGTCAGACAGGTGTGGCCCGGAGCGCGGTTGTTTTCAGGGTCGTGCAGCCAAGCAATGAACTCAGCCCTCAGCGTGGTCTCCAGCGCCGCCGGGGTCTGTTGGGGTGCGGCCAGCAGAGCGCGGGCCACCGCCAGCATCATCTGGGTGTCGTCGGTGACGCGACCCGCGTGAAGGTCAGTCGGGCCGCTGGGCGCAAACGTCTGCCGAATGTGAATCAGGCTGCGCATAAACTCGGTGGGCGCAGCCAGCGCGTCGCCGTAAGCCGAGCCGAAGAGGACGCCGCTGATTTGGCTGGAGGTGGGTCGGGTGTGCATCTGGACTCCTGTTGATAGGCCTGCGGGGTGTAGGAAGGGGGAAAGTGAGTGCCAGCGAATGCCCTCACCCCCGCATCAAAAAATGCTCCATGATTGCGTGGTGGTCTTCAAAGAACAGCTCCGGCGCGGCCAGTGCTTCGCTGAGCGGCAGCCAGAAAGCGTCGGCGGCGTCGCTTCCGGGCCTCAGCACCGGCAGTTGCCCGATGCCCAAATCGAACTGAAAGGCGTGCGACACCGTGCGGCCCCGCAAACTTCTGGCCGGATAATCGAACACCGCTTGAGAGCGCTGGTACGCCGCCAGATCGCTGATTTGCAGCCCGGTTTCCTCCACCACTTCGCGGACACACGAGGCCAGCAACGTCTCTTTGAGGTTGAGGAATCCGCCGGGCATGGCCAGCCGCCCGCGTCCGGGATGCTCGGCGCGGCGCACCACCAAGACGTGCCCGCTGCGAATCACCACCGCGTCGGTGGTCACGAACACCACCGGATACGGCGTGCTCGCCCAAGCCGCTCGGTAGTCCTGCACATAGCGGTATTCGGCTTGTAAGGCGGCAAAGTCACCCGTCCGGCGAAAGCCTTCCAGGAACTTCCAGACGGCGGGCGGCACGATTTTTTGCACCCGCTCCAGATCATCTTCAAAGTAAGCGCGGCGCACCTCGGTGGCGCTCAGATCACTGACCACATGCGTCGGCAAAAATTCCCAAGCCGGAAACGAGCGCAAATAATAGCTGCTCTCGTCTTTGAGGTGCCCGATCAGCGCCACGTCACTGCTGCCGTGGGTATGCCCCGCCACGCCGC of Deinococcus detaillensis contains these proteins:
- a CDS encoding nicotinamide mononucleotide transporter family protein, whose translation is MTFLTALPPLLLDLSGGLAVLVSLYFLFAKARAYWHWSNASLLPYFLLFVGGGQWMLAGLQVTYLLFGIHGLYLWHLEARRDRGELTFNEPLWYGVTWVASLAIFAYTTIATDFSESWNWVQFAAVTLALVANFATTRKWAWSWPVWVTVNAVQAVYFWHTAYWALFGLQFILGAMSVYGYFAWRKDERRVVEFA
- a CDS encoding bifunctional nicotinamide-nucleotide adenylyltransferase/Nudix hydroxylase yields the protein MTHRQPTQPESRSRKRTFGVYIGRFEPPHAAHLEVMLEALSQVQKLIVVIGSARAARNVKNPFTAEERQAVIVELLREAGVKVSRVLFVHVRDYYYNESLWLSEVQRGVAGHTHGSSDVALIGHLKDESSYYLRSFPAWEFLPTHVVSDLSATEVRRAYFEDDLERVQKIVPPAVWKFLEGFRRTGDFAALQAEYRYVQDYRAAWASTPYPVVFVTTDAVVIRSGHVLVVRRAEHPGRGRLAMPGGFLNLKETLLASCVREVVEETGLQISDLAAYQRSQAVFDYPARSLRGRTVSHAFQFDLGIGQLPVLRPGSDAADAFWLPLSEALAAPELFFEDHHAIMEHFLMRG
- a CDS encoding ADP-ribosylglycohydrolase family protein, producing MHTRPTSSQISGVLFGSAYGDALAAPTEFMRSLIHIRQTFAPSGPTDLHAGRVTDDTQMMLAVARALLAAPQQTPAALETTLRAEFIAWLHDPENNRAPGHTCLTACRNLQRGGAWQAATVAQSKGCGANMRVQPLGLIADDQTRAGAAQLQAALTHGHPTALAAADLTAQVIWLLVSGAEPQHLVAELTAYAQAQRNVYHQDWLGDLWHHYSASSPQSYISEGWDECLGVLGRLNTALTSGIPDDADPCDFTGEGWIAEEALATGLLCFLLTPTDPVESLRRAAVTKGDSDSLACLAGAFAGAYLGLSAFPAEWQGQIEYAEELRRCSAAFEVKQLK
- a CDS encoding TIR domain-containing protein — translated: MSADSEFMSTEALVNALAAFQKILSQEIEGKMYGLPVHRVGRIVEAYISIRHNVANILPEIFSSIELASQPQVYVVEDDGVYARIDDLAAILNEINFFMEMWVSKNSKNTSIKPPPHRVFISHGRSEDWRKVQEYVEKTVGVPTLELAQEPNKGRTIIQKLIEEADRCSFAVIVMTGDDFTNDDQIRARENVIHEIGYFQGRYGPSRVCLLHENGVNVPSNNHGIVYIPFPKDGIEAALGGLTRELKHL
- a CDS encoding nicotinate phosphoribosyltransferase, whose translation is MNPLADNNIILDTDSYKSSHFLQYPAGTRKLFSYLESRGGRYPATRFFGLQYILKRYLSVRVTAEMVEEARELITAHGEPFPYDGWMHIVTAHGGKLPLEIRAVPEGMLVPVHNALMTVTNTDPAVPWLPGWFETSLMRVWYTTTVATQSYYLREILKAALEQTSDRAAEELPFKLHDFGSRGVSSRESAGLGGLAHLINFQGSDTLEALRTGRNYYGADIAAFSIPAAEHSTITSWGKAHEVDAYRNMVEKFSKPGSVYAVVSDSYDLKYAINTHWGETLRQQVIDSGGTLVVRPDSGDPASMVRLAVRALAAKFGTTTNSKGFMLLNHVRVLQGDGVDEDSIREILQNLIVDGFSAENVAFGMGGALLQKVDRDTQRFAYKASAALIDGPEGEYFQPIYKDPVTDPGKRSKDGVLDLVREGQRLVTKQYQTFDTEYPDSVMRVVYRDGEVLVDETLDVVRGRA